One stretch of Fictibacillus sp. b24 DNA includes these proteins:
- the paaA gene encoding 1,2-phenylacetyl-CoA epoxidase subunit PaaA, with protein sequence MTVGMSFNQLSEEEKMTHFLDRINAGEKIEPDDWMPNDYRLQLIRLISMHGISEIMGALPEKEWVPKAPSLHRKLAIMAKVQDEMGHGQLLLRVAEDLMAPLGKTRHDIMEDLFSGKLKFHNVFHMDAPTWGDAGIIAWLVDGAAIISQSMMLDSSYGPYARALKRICAEEVFHAQHGESIILAMAEGTPEQREMLQDALNRWWESLIMFFGPKSAKETGNSNADKNIMYKIRTKTNEDLRQEFFTKYIPRIWSLGLTIPDDTIRFDEDSQMWIYKDADWSNFKQIVSGNGPQSQNRLDLRRRSYKNNEWVRAALAAKKAI encoded by the coding sequence ATGACAGTTGGTATGAGTTTTAATCAGCTAAGTGAAGAAGAGAAAATGACTCATTTTCTTGACCGCATCAATGCCGGCGAGAAGATCGAACCAGATGATTGGATGCCTAATGATTACCGTTTGCAGCTGATCAGATTAATTTCGATGCATGGCATTTCGGAAATTATGGGAGCGCTTCCAGAAAAGGAGTGGGTACCTAAAGCACCTTCACTTCATAGAAAGCTTGCAATCATGGCGAAGGTTCAGGATGAGATGGGCCATGGACAGCTTTTGCTTCGTGTAGCAGAAGACTTGATGGCTCCGCTCGGCAAGACGCGCCATGACATCATGGAAGATCTTTTCTCAGGAAAATTAAAGTTCCATAACGTTTTCCACATGGACGCACCAACATGGGGAGATGCCGGAATCATCGCATGGCTTGTAGATGGAGCTGCAATTATCTCTCAAAGCATGATGCTAGATTCTTCGTATGGCCCGTACGCTCGAGCGTTAAAGCGTATTTGCGCAGAAGAAGTATTCCATGCTCAGCACGGTGAGAGCATTATTTTAGCGATGGCAGAAGGAACGCCTGAACAGCGCGAAATGCTGCAGGACGCTCTAAACCGCTGGTGGGAGTCACTTATCATGTTCTTTGGACCAAAGTCTGCTAAAGAAACAGGCAACTCGAATGCCGATAAGAACATCATGTATAAAATTCGTACAAAAACGAATGAAGACCTCAGACAAGAGTTCTTCACAAAATACATTCCGCGCATCTGGTCTCTTGGACTAACCATTCCAGACGATACCATTCGTTTTGATGAAGACAGCCAAATGTGGATCTATAAGGACGCTGATTGGAGCAACTTTAAACAGATCGTATCCGGAAACGGTCCACAATCACAGAATCGCTTAGATCTTCGCCGCCGCTCATACAAAAATAACGAGTGGGTACGCGCAGCACTCGCTGCTAAAAAGGCGATCTAA
- a CDS encoding phenylacetate--CoA ligase family protein translates to MILHPQVECMSRDEKEELQLHRLKQTVNNVYENVPFYKSAFDEKAIHPSSIETLEDLQNLPFTVKKDLRDHYPFGLFAVPQDHLVRLHASSGTSGKPTVVGYTEGDINRWSDMVARSIAIAGGEPGNVLHNAYGYGLFTGGLGLHNGSERLGMITVPVSGGNTERQILLIEDFKPQVICGTPSYILTIAEKMEELGKNPRATSLKYGIFGAEPWSEEMRTTLEEKLDIKAMDIYGLSEVMGPGVAMECHEAQNGLHIMDDHFIAEIINPDTLEPMPDGQYGELVFTSLTKEAFPVIRYRTGDIASIDCTPCSCGRTSIRMSRVKGRIDDMIIVRGVNVFPSEIENCLFSIEDIVPHYQVHILTEGLKEHIELHVEITEQLYRVTNGDENHEATRILKQTILKRIKDTCLVSMEIKVFPPKGIPRSEGKAIRVVRQTQKKMGV, encoded by the coding sequence ATGATCCTCCATCCACAAGTGGAATGTATGAGTCGTGATGAAAAAGAAGAGCTGCAGCTGCATCGCTTAAAGCAGACGGTAAACAACGTATACGAGAATGTCCCTTTTTATAAAAGTGCATTTGACGAAAAAGCAATACACCCCTCATCGATTGAAACATTAGAAGATCTTCAAAATCTTCCTTTTACTGTAAAGAAAGACCTTCGTGACCACTATCCTTTTGGATTATTCGCAGTACCGCAAGACCATCTTGTCCGTCTTCACGCATCATCTGGAACGAGCGGGAAGCCGACAGTAGTTGGGTATACAGAAGGGGATATCAATCGGTGGAGTGACATGGTGGCGCGGTCCATCGCTATTGCGGGCGGTGAGCCAGGAAATGTGCTTCACAACGCATATGGGTACGGACTTTTTACAGGCGGGCTAGGACTGCATAACGGTTCAGAGCGACTCGGTATGATTACTGTTCCCGTATCAGGCGGGAATACGGAGCGTCAGATTCTTTTGATTGAAGACTTCAAGCCACAGGTGATCTGCGGCACTCCTTCCTATATTTTAACAATAGCGGAAAAGATGGAGGAGCTAGGAAAGAATCCGAGAGCTACGTCATTAAAATATGGCATCTTTGGAGCAGAACCTTGGTCGGAAGAGATGCGGACAACACTTGAAGAAAAATTAGACATTAAGGCCATGGACATTTATGGATTGAGTGAAGTGATGGGTCCAGGGGTTGCAATGGAATGTCACGAAGCGCAAAACGGACTTCATATTATGGATGACCATTTTATCGCTGAAATCATTAACCCAGACACACTTGAACCGATGCCTGATGGACAGTATGGGGAACTTGTATTTACAAGTTTAACAAAGGAAGCATTTCCGGTCATCCGTTACCGTACGGGGGATATTGCATCGATCGATTGCACACCTTGCAGCTGTGGCAGAACTTCAATCAGAATGAGCCGTGTGAAAGGTCGAATCGATGACATGATCATCGTTCGCGGTGTTAATGTGTTTCCATCAGAGATAGAGAACTGCCTTTTTTCCATAGAAGATATCGTTCCGCATTATCAAGTGCATATTTTAACGGAAGGGTTAAAAGAGCATATCGAACTTCATGTGGAGATTACGGAACAACTTTATAGGGTGACAAATGGGGATGAAAATCATGAGGCAACTCGGATTTTGAAACAAACCATTTTAAAAAGAATTAAAGATACTTGTCTCGTTTCGATGGAGATTAAAGTTTTCCCGCCTAAAGGCATTCCACGCTCTGAAGGTAAGGCAATCAGGGTGGTTAGGCAAACTCAGAAAAAAATGGGTGTTTAA
- a CDS encoding lipoate--protein ligase: MLFIDNENITDPRVNLAIEEFALKHLDINETYLLFYINEPSIIIGKNQNTVEEINADYVREEGIHVVRRLSGGGAVYHDLGNLNFSFITKDDGNSFHDFKKFTDPVVKALKKLGVNAELSGRNDILADGKKISGNAQFSTKGRMFSHGTLLFDSEIENVVSALNVRMDKIESKGIKSIRSRVTNIREHLNEDMTMEEFKQTLLSYLFEELDSVPKYELTEKDWEEIRKISRERYANWDWNYGKSPKFNVELSNRFAAGSVDIRLHIVKGIIQESKIFGDFFGVGDVSDIENKLNGVRYDREAIETVLADIDLNHYFGNVSRQEFLDLLY; encoded by the coding sequence ATGCTTTTTATTGATAATGAAAATATTACAGACCCAAGAGTGAATCTGGCAATCGAAGAGTTCGCTTTAAAACATTTAGACATCAATGAAACGTATTTGCTTTTTTATATAAATGAACCATCGATTATCATCGGTAAGAATCAGAATACGGTTGAAGAAATCAACGCAGACTATGTTCGCGAAGAGGGTATTCACGTCGTTCGCCGTTTATCTGGTGGAGGTGCCGTTTATCATGATCTTGGCAATTTGAACTTCAGCTTTATCACAAAGGATGATGGAAACTCGTTTCATGATTTCAAGAAGTTTACCGATCCTGTTGTAAAAGCGCTGAAAAAACTAGGTGTGAATGCTGAATTAAGCGGTCGCAATGATATTTTAGCTGATGGAAAAAAGATTTCGGGTAACGCACAGTTTTCAACGAAGGGCCGTATGTTCAGTCATGGAACGCTGCTTTTTGATTCTGAAATCGAGAACGTGGTCTCTGCTCTAAACGTGCGTATGGATAAGATCGAGTCAAAAGGAATCAAGTCGATCCGCAGCCGGGTAACAAATATTCGTGAACACTTGAATGAAGATATGACGATGGAAGAGTTCAAACAAACGCTTCTTTCTTACCTATTTGAAGAGTTGGATTCTGTACCTAAATACGAGCTAACAGAAAAAGACTGGGAAGAAATTCGCAAGATCTCAAGAGAACGCTATGCGAACTGGGATTGGAACTATGGAAAGTCACCGAAGTTCAACGTTGAGCTTTCCAACCGATTCGCAGCAGGATCAGTTGATATCCGCCTTCATATCGTAAAAGGAATCATTCAAGAAAGTAAGATTTTCGGAGACTTCTTTGGAGTTGGCGACGTATCTGATATCGAAAATAAGCTGAACGGTGTGCGTTATGACCGTGAAGCAATCGAAACTGTGTTAGCAGATATTGATTTGAATCATTACTTTGGCAATGTATCACGCCAGGAGTTTTTAGATTTACTATATTAA
- a CDS encoding MBL fold metallo-hydrolase, with protein sequence MKLTVLGYWGGYPAAGEATSGYLLQSDGFNLLIDCGSGVLSQLQNYIKPEELDAVILSHYHADHVADIGVLQYSRLIQSFLQKGIKTLPIYGHTKDEGGFQSLTHGTHTTGIPFNPEEELRIGPFTITFQLTKHAVTCYAMRVTDGNETLVYTADTALIPELVPFSRNADLLIAECNFYKGMDGSGPGHMTSEDCGMLAQQSEARQLLLTHLPHFGQLSQLVTEAKEVYNNKVELASSGWTWGA encoded by the coding sequence ATGAAACTGACGGTTTTAGGTTATTGGGGAGGTTACCCAGCAGCAGGTGAAGCAACATCCGGATACCTTTTGCAAAGCGACGGATTTAATCTGCTTATTGATTGCGGAAGCGGTGTGCTTTCTCAGCTGCAAAACTACATCAAGCCAGAAGAACTGGATGCTGTTATTTTGTCACACTATCATGCAGACCATGTTGCTGACATTGGTGTGCTTCAATATAGCCGCCTCATCCAGTCCTTTTTACAAAAAGGTATAAAGACACTTCCAATCTATGGGCACACAAAGGATGAAGGTGGTTTTCAGTCGCTTACACATGGGACTCATACAACGGGAATTCCGTTTAATCCTGAAGAGGAGCTAAGGATCGGGCCGTTTACGATTACGTTTCAGCTTACAAAGCATGCCGTTACATGCTATGCGATGCGTGTTACGGATGGAAATGAAACGCTTGTCTACACGGCCGATACCGCGCTGATTCCTGAACTGGTGCCATTCAGCAGGAATGCAGACTTGCTTATTGCCGAATGCAACTTTTATAAAGGTATGGATGGAAGCGGGCCAGGCCACATGACATCAGAAGATTGCGGGATGCTTGCTCAGCAGTCTGAAGCTCGTCAGTTGCTCCTCACACATCTTCCTCATTTTGGTCAGTTATCACAGCTTGTCACAGAGGCAAAAGAGGTGTATAACAATAAAGTGGAGCTTGCCTCTTCCGGCTGGACGTGGGGAGCTTAA
- a CDS encoding LysR family transcriptional regulator, translating into MIDFEWYRSFISIYKHRSVSAAAKARILTQPAMSQHLAALEAEIGEPLFIRAPRKMVPTDKGKELYTKIVPLIENLENTTLEMLHSSSSKGLAPVIRIGSPAEYFTKRALANVRGLNIRFLAQFGMAGTLLEKLEKDEVDLILTTQKSQHQGIEYRKLEDEVFVATAPPEFETDAKNVEEIEQWLIGQKWLSYGLELPIIRRYWREHFNKRPDFQPCHVIPDLRSILEGVENGLGISILPTYLIEKLVQENKVKVMFPELKAENTIYAAYKVDHKNNPILEKVLDALKRNN; encoded by the coding sequence ATGATTGATTTTGAATGGTACCGAAGTTTTATCAGCATTTATAAACACCGGTCTGTTTCTGCAGCAGCGAAAGCAAGAATTTTAACTCAGCCTGCGATGAGTCAGCATCTTGCTGCGTTAGAAGCAGAAATTGGCGAACCTTTGTTTATTCGGGCTCCTCGTAAAATGGTACCGACAGACAAGGGAAAAGAACTGTATACCAAGATAGTTCCTTTAATTGAGAACTTAGAAAATACGACACTTGAAATGCTTCACAGTTCATCTAGCAAAGGACTTGCCCCAGTGATTCGTATTGGCTCGCCTGCTGAATATTTTACGAAACGTGCTCTTGCAAATGTAAGAGGTTTAAATATACGTTTTTTAGCTCAGTTCGGAATGGCAGGTACTTTGCTAGAAAAGCTTGAAAAAGATGAAGTGGATCTGATTTTGACTACTCAAAAATCACAGCATCAAGGGATCGAGTACCGAAAGCTTGAAGATGAAGTTTTTGTTGCAACAGCGCCGCCTGAGTTTGAAACAGATGCGAAAAATGTTGAAGAGATTGAACAGTGGCTAATCGGTCAGAAGTGGCTAAGTTACGGGTTGGAACTTCCAATCATTAGAAGGTATTGGCGAGAACATTTTAATAAGCGGCCCGATTTTCAGCCATGCCACGTTATTCCCGATTTAAGGTCTATTTTAGAAGGTGTGGAAAATGGGCTGGGAATTAGCATCTTGCCAACCTATTTAATAGAAAAATTGGTTCAAGAGAATAAGGTTAAAGTAATGTTCCCAGAACTTAAGGCAGAGAACACGATCTATGCGGCATATAAAGTAGATCATAAAAATAACCCCATCTTGGAAAAAGTATTAGACGCCTTAAAGCGGAATAACTAG
- a CDS encoding putative quinol monooxygenase, with the protein MIILSITINAILKAKPGNEASLREELVKVVQASQNEEGCINYTLHESTEDSKTFVFYETWANEDALKSHIESEHYSNYRKNIETLIEQREVYRLNVINQ; encoded by the coding sequence GTGATTATTTTGTCTATTACGATCAATGCCATATTAAAAGCAAAACCAGGTAATGAGGCTTCTTTGCGCGAAGAATTAGTAAAAGTTGTACAAGCATCTCAAAATGAAGAAGGATGCATCAACTATACGCTTCACGAATCAACCGAAGACTCTAAGACTTTCGTTTTTTATGAAACGTGGGCTAATGAAGATGCACTCAAATCGCACATCGAATCTGAGCATTATAGCAACTATCGGAAAAACATTGAAACACTAATCGAACAGCGTGAAGTTTATCGCTTAAACGTTATAAATCAATAG
- a CDS encoding zinc-binding dehydrogenase: MKALLLKDKNQWKEMKIEDIETPTAGKGEVVVKIHAAGLNPVDYKTATGGNPNWTYPHILGLDAAGTIHEVGEDVTDWKIGDRVVYHGDFNKKGAYAEYGVTTAHTISRIPDSLSFEDAAALPTAGYTAYQALFRKLPMSAIDTILIHAGAGGVGGFAIQLAKNAGKTVISTASSHNHEYVRSLGADLVIDYKEENVKEKVMEFTNGRGVDAVLDTVSRDNATASLDLIAYNGHIAHIAGAPDYTRVKPFTRVTSFHEVALNAIHHNNDEVAERDLAKMGDELLALVAEKKVSPLLEQVISLEEVPATLEKLSQRHVKGKIVCKIV, translated from the coding sequence ATGAAAGCATTACTTTTAAAAGACAAGAATCAATGGAAAGAAATGAAGATAGAAGATATTGAAACACCAACTGCAGGTAAAGGGGAAGTTGTCGTAAAAATCCATGCTGCTGGATTAAATCCTGTTGATTATAAAACAGCAACTGGCGGTAACCCAAACTGGACATATCCTCACATTTTAGGGCTTGATGCTGCAGGTACCATTCATGAGGTTGGAGAAGATGTTACGGACTGGAAGATTGGAGACCGCGTTGTGTACCACGGAGATTTTAACAAAAAAGGGGCATACGCAGAGTATGGGGTAACAACAGCACATACGATTTCCCGTATTCCCGATTCTCTTTCTTTTGAAGATGCAGCGGCGCTTCCTACTGCAGGATACACAGCTTATCAAGCACTCTTTAGAAAACTGCCAATGTCTGCAATCGATACAATCTTGATTCATGCAGGTGCAGGTGGTGTTGGAGGATTTGCGATTCAACTTGCGAAGAATGCTGGGAAAACGGTTATCTCTACTGCTTCTTCACACAACCATGAGTATGTTCGTTCACTTGGAGCAGACCTTGTGATTGATTACAAAGAAGAAAATGTGAAGGAAAAAGTAATGGAGTTCACGAACGGCAGAGGTGTAGATGCAGTTCTAGATACAGTAAGCCGAGACAACGCAACAGCATCACTCGACTTGATTGCATACAACGGACATATTGCACACATCGCAGGTGCTCCTGATTACACACGCGTAAAACCTTTTACCAGAGTAACTTCTTTCCATGAAGTAGCGTTGAACGCGATTCATCATAATAATGACGAAGTGGCAGAACGCGACTTAGCCAAAATGGGAGACGAACTTTTAGCGCTTGTAGCTGAAAAGAAAGTTTCGCCGCTGCTAGAGCAAGTGATCTCATTAGAAGAAGTTCCAGCAACACTCGAAAAGCTCTCTCAGCGTCATGTGAAAGGGAAAATTGTTTGTAAGATTGTTTAA
- a CDS encoding type 1 glutamine amidotransferase domain-containing protein produces the protein MSKHILMVVTTADNMNNEHSTGLWLSEFGEAYVEFANAGYTIMVASPKGGKAPVDDRSLEGEVPQEILDTAKHLENTVKLDEIKDIDGFDAIFLPGGHGTMFDLPENTKLQEVIRDLYEQNKVVAAVCHGPAGLVGVKLSDGKPLVAGKTVTAFTDAEEVATTLDQYMPFLLETRMRELGAEFVAAENWANHVQVDGNLITGQNPQSTISVAKEVLKQLA, from the coding sequence ATGTCTAAACATATATTAATGGTCGTTACTACGGCTGATAACATGAACAACGAACACTCAACAGGGCTTTGGCTTTCTGAGTTTGGTGAAGCGTATGTGGAGTTCGCTAATGCGGGTTACACAATTATGGTAGCAAGCCCTAAAGGCGGAAAAGCTCCAGTAGATGACCGCAGCCTTGAAGGTGAAGTGCCTCAAGAGATTTTAGATACAGCAAAACATCTTGAAAACACAGTAAAACTAGATGAGATTAAAGACATTGATGGATTTGACGCAATCTTCTTGCCAGGTGGTCATGGAACAATGTTTGACCTTCCAGAGAATACAAAACTTCAAGAAGTGATTCGTGACCTTTACGAGCAAAACAAAGTTGTTGCAGCAGTATGTCATGGTCCAGCTGGATTAGTAGGTGTTAAACTTTCTGATGGCAAACCATTGGTAGCAGGAAAGACAGTTACTGCGTTCACAGATGCAGAAGAAGTTGCAACGACACTTGATCAATACATGCCGTTCTTATTAGAAACGCGCATGCGCGAACTTGGTGCTGAGTTTGTAGCCGCTGAAAACTGGGCAAACCATGTGCAAGTGGATGGAAACTTAATTACTGGTCAAAATCCGCAATCTACAATATCTGTTGCGAAAGAAGTTCTTAAGCAGCTAGCATAA
- a CDS encoding carbohydrate ABC transporter permease: MNKKAGPMFYIFLALFVFLVMFPFLWVLASSIKPVAELFGDRAFIPFTENMTLENYESVFVNYPFLKYLWNSLVVSTITTVYAVLVASFAAYAIARLNFKGKTVILGLVLSVSMFPQIATISPIYIVLKNLGLTNSYLGLIIPYTTFTLPLSIWLLVTFFRKIPFDLEEAAKIDGASLMQTYWRVILPLALPGIFTTAILVFISAWNEFLFALTINTDDEFKTVPVGIAMFEGQFTIPWGEVTAATVIVTVPLVIMVLLFQRRIVSGLTSGAVKE; the protein is encoded by the coding sequence ATGAACAAAAAAGCAGGACCAATGTTTTATATATTTTTAGCATTGTTTGTCTTCCTTGTCATGTTTCCGTTTTTATGGGTACTGGCAAGTTCAATTAAACCGGTTGCCGAGTTGTTTGGTGATCGTGCGTTCATACCGTTTACGGAGAATATGACACTTGAAAATTACGAATCAGTATTTGTAAACTATCCATTCTTAAAATATCTATGGAACAGCTTAGTCGTTTCGACAATAACTACAGTTTACGCGGTCCTTGTTGCGAGCTTTGCTGCATATGCGATCGCACGTTTAAACTTTAAAGGAAAAACAGTCATTCTTGGATTGGTGCTATCTGTATCGATGTTTCCGCAGATCGCAACCATTTCGCCCATCTATATCGTATTGAAAAACCTTGGTTTAACAAACAGCTACCTTGGTTTGATCATTCCGTATACGACGTTCACATTGCCATTATCCATCTGGCTTCTTGTCACGTTCTTCCGCAAGATTCCGTTTGACCTTGAGGAAGCAGCGAAGATTGATGGAGCGTCACTTATGCAAACCTACTGGCGAGTTATTCTCCCTCTAGCGCTTCCAGGGATTTTTACAACAGCGATCCTTGTATTTATCTCAGCGTGGAACGAGTTTCTGTTTGCGTTAACGATTAATACAGATGATGAGTTTAAGACCGTTCCGGTTGGGATCGCGATGTTTGAAGGACAGTTTACGATTCCTTGGGGTGAGGTTACAGCTGCGACCGTTATCGTAACCGTTCCTCTCGTCATCATGGTTCTTCTGTTCCAGCGCAGAATTGTGTCAGGATTAACTTCAGGAGCTGTAAAAGAATAG
- a CDS encoding carbohydrate ABC transporter permease: MPNKQKPIAATKPQKKKKRSDRSIGYMLIAPSMILILIIAIWPVFQSFYYSMFDLRLNNPAKSEAYVSYKVNLQTYLDNYPFLISTLEDEMDTASGKTKSELEKIKANLEKVDAELIADSELKSKYDQVDEKLTVMEPISEELAVSDLNKEVALELEKAVNDSTDSIRDLKGELKNPEDLIGLSSSLEDSVITPNFIGLKHYKENLTDSRMWKAIQNTTVFTLISVFAELVIGLAIALLINKAFFGRGLVRATILIPWAIPTAVSAFMWKYLYDGQNGIVAKTFAEIGLFDQMTDMLTTSTGAMFAVIFADVWKTTPYMALLLLAGLQTIPSSLYEAAAIDGANKWKQFLKITLPLLKSSILVALLFRTLDAFRVFDLIYVLTGGGPANSTETISILAYKVMFAQTNFGEGSALSVIVFVCVAIISMIYIKFLGRDLLNDK, from the coding sequence ATGCCTAACAAACAAAAGCCGATCGCAGCGACAAAGCCTCAGAAAAAGAAAAAACGTTCTGACCGTTCCATCGGCTACATGCTGATTGCTCCATCTATGATTTTAATTTTAATTATTGCGATATGGCCCGTTTTTCAGTCTTTTTATTACAGTATGTTTGATTTGCGGCTGAATAATCCAGCCAAATCCGAAGCCTATGTTTCTTATAAAGTGAATCTGCAGACGTATTTGGATAATTATCCATTTTTGATTAGTACGTTAGAAGATGAGATGGATACAGCCTCTGGCAAAACAAAGTCAGAGCTTGAGAAAATAAAAGCAAATCTAGAAAAAGTGGATGCTGAATTAATAGCAGACAGTGAGCTTAAGAGTAAATATGATCAGGTAGACGAGAAGCTAACGGTCATGGAGCCGATCAGCGAAGAGCTTGCGGTTTCAGATTTGAATAAAGAAGTAGCTTTAGAACTTGAGAAGGCTGTCAATGATTCAACAGACTCGATTCGAGATTTAAAGGGTGAACTGAAAAATCCTGAAGACTTGATCGGTTTATCTTCATCATTAGAAGACTCTGTGATTACGCCTAACTTTATCGGTTTGAAGCACTATAAAGAAAATTTAACAGATAGCCGTATGTGGAAGGCAATCCAAAATACGACCGTCTTTACACTAATCTCTGTTTTTGCAGAGCTCGTTATTGGTTTAGCCATTGCCCTGCTTATCAACAAAGCTTTCTTTGGCAGAGGATTAGTTCGAGCGACGATTCTCATTCCTTGGGCGATCCCGACAGCCGTTTCAGCATTCATGTGGAAGTACTTATATGACGGGCAGAACGGAATTGTGGCAAAAACCTTTGCTGAGATCGGGTTATTTGACCAAATGACAGATATGCTGACAACCAGCACAGGCGCTATGTTTGCCGTAATATTCGCAGACGTATGGAAAACGACTCCTTATATGGCACTCTTGCTATTAGCAGGGCTGCAGACGATACCGAGTTCTTTGTATGAAGCAGCAGCAATTGATGGCGCTAATAAATGGAAGCAGTTTTTAAAGATCACGTTGCCTTTATTAAAATCAAGCATTCTAGTCGCATTGTTATTCCGTACATTGGATGCATTCCGAGTATTCGACTTAATCTATGTTTTAACTGGCGGGGGACCAGCCAACTCTACGGAAACCATCTCCATACTTGCTTATAAAGTGATGTTCGCACAAACGAATTTTGGTGAAGGCTCGGCGCTCTCGGTTATCGTGTTTGTCTGTGTAGCGATCATCTCTATGATCTACATTAAGTTCTTAGGCCGTGACCTTTTGAATGACAAATAA
- a CDS encoding ABC transporter substrate-binding protein: MKKLKKISKVISTSLALSLVLAACSDKEEVSSNKSGGDKDEKVTIVYARGKDDTQGTTAMVEAFEKKYPNIDVKFKEMPADTGKQHDAYVTAFNANSDEIDVIDLDVIWPAEFAQAGFLMPLDRFMEKDGINPDDYNQGAISAAKFKGKQWALPKFIDAGMLFYRTDLVDEGSVPKTWDELLAKAKETKGQGGTQFGYLMQAKQYEGLVCNAVEFIASYGGEIIDENGEVKVDSPEAIKGISKLVEVVNSDVVPQNITTFAEPESHTAFINGQAGLIRNWPYQFALANDEKQSKIVGKVGVAPLPAGDAGSAAALGGWMAGINKNTKHPEEAWKFLSFMAGKEGQKIDAIKGGHAPTILSLYDDQEILDANPYYKDEGFVKALEAAVSRPVAPNYPEISDIIQVQVSQAVAKKITPEQAAKNMQKEISEKLVK; the protein is encoded by the coding sequence ATGAAAAAGCTTAAGAAAATCTCAAAAGTTATTTCTACTTCACTAGCGCTGTCACTTGTACTTGCAGCATGTTCGGATAAAGAAGAAGTCAGCAGCAATAAATCCGGCGGCGATAAAGACGAAAAAGTAACAATCGTTTATGCTCGTGGTAAGGATGACACACAAGGGACAACAGCAATGGTGGAAGCTTTTGAAAAGAAATACCCTAACATTGACGTGAAGTTTAAAGAGATGCCTGCAGATACAGGAAAACAGCATGATGCTTATGTAACGGCATTCAACGCAAATTCTGATGAGATCGATGTTATTGATCTAGACGTTATCTGGCCGGCTGAATTTGCACAAGCAGGATTCTTGATGCCGCTTGACCGTTTTATGGAAAAAGACGGAATCAATCCAGACGATTATAACCAAGGAGCAATCAGTGCTGCTAAATTTAAAGGCAAGCAATGGGCGCTGCCTAAATTTATTGATGCAGGTATGCTTTTCTACCGCACTGACTTAGTTGACGAAGGTTCAGTTCCGAAAACGTGGGATGAGCTTTTAGCAAAAGCGAAAGAAACGAAAGGCCAAGGCGGAACACAGTTCGGCTACTTGATGCAAGCGAAGCAATATGAAGGTCTTGTATGTAATGCGGTTGAATTTATCGCATCATACGGTGGAGAAATCATCGACGAAAACGGTGAAGTTAAAGTGGACTCACCAGAAGCGATCAAAGGGATCTCTAAACTAGTTGAAGTAGTAAACTCTGATGTTGTACCGCAAAACATCACAACGTTTGCTGAGCCTGAGTCTCATACAGCATTCATTAATGGACAAGCTGGTCTGATCCGTAACTGGCCGTACCAATTTGCACTAGCAAACGATGAAAAGCAATCTAAAATCGTAGGTAAAGTAGGAGTAGCTCCACTTCCAGCTGGTGATGCAGGTTCTGCAGCAGCACTTGGCGGCTGGATGGCTGGTATCAACAAAAACACGAAACACCCTGAAGAAGCTTGGAAGTTCTTGAGCTTCATGGCTGGTAAAGAAGGACAAAAGATCGACGCGATCAAAGGCGGACATGCTCCAACGATTCTTTCACTGTATGACGATCAAGAGATTCTAGATGCAAACCCTTATTACAAAGATGAAGGATTTGTAAAAGCTCTTGAAGCAGCAGTATCCCGTCCGGTAGCACCGAACTACCCAGAGATCTCTGACATCATCCAAGTTCAAGTTTCTCAAGCTGTAGCGAAAAAGATCACACCTGAACAAGCAGCGAAGAACATGCAAAAAGAGATTTCAGAAAAGCTTGTAAAGTAA